One genomic region from Paraburkholderia azotifigens encodes:
- a CDS encoding sugar ABC transporter ATP-binding protein, with protein MQGIDISFGGVPALRGANLSVAAGEVHALIGQNGAGKSTMIKILTGAYRRSGGNVRFEGREIDFRTPKEAREAGISTIYQEINLVPFRSVAENIFLGREPRRFGLIDWREVQKRASALLESFGLQIDVKKPAGSYSTAIQQMVALARAVSSDAKMVIMDESTSSLDEREVELLFTVVRKLRDDGRAVIFVSHRLDELYALCDRVTVMRDGQTVAQSAMKDIDKRQLVTTMLGRTLAAVVREDSAAREANLARRGGKAISARNLSAHPKVSDVSLDVHAGEAVGLAGLLGSGRTETMRLLFGADPAEKGTLSINGEHVALKSPQDAIARGLAYLTEDRKAEGIVPELSVRDNLTLVCLRTLSKHGVVDVKKQQAIVERFIASLGIKLRSPDQPIRELSGGNQQKVLLARWLAAQPSLLLLDEPTRGIDVGAKADVAKIVRELRDEGMAVLLSASELEELTAVADRAVVIRDGRTVAELDGAQMSESAIMDAIAWGSAGTSQLAEAAQSAHLDDAQEGQRHGS; from the coding sequence ACGGCGCGGGCAAATCGACGATGATCAAGATCCTCACGGGCGCTTACCGGCGCTCGGGCGGCAACGTGCGCTTCGAGGGCCGCGAGATCGATTTCCGCACGCCGAAGGAAGCGCGCGAAGCAGGCATCAGCACGATCTATCAGGAGATCAACCTGGTGCCGTTCCGCTCGGTGGCCGAAAACATTTTTCTGGGCCGCGAGCCGCGCCGTTTCGGTCTGATCGACTGGCGTGAAGTGCAAAAGCGCGCGTCCGCGCTGCTCGAATCGTTCGGCTTGCAGATCGACGTGAAGAAGCCGGCTGGCAGCTATTCGACGGCGATTCAGCAGATGGTTGCGCTCGCGCGCGCGGTGTCGTCGGACGCGAAGATGGTCATCATGGACGAATCGACTTCGTCGCTCGACGAACGCGAAGTCGAGCTGCTGTTCACCGTAGTGCGCAAGCTGCGCGACGACGGACGCGCGGTGATCTTCGTGTCGCACCGGCTCGACGAACTGTATGCGCTGTGCGACCGCGTGACGGTGATGCGCGACGGCCAGACGGTCGCGCAAAGCGCCATGAAGGACATCGACAAGCGCCAGCTCGTCACGACGATGCTTGGCCGCACGCTCGCTGCCGTCGTACGGGAAGACAGCGCCGCCCGCGAGGCCAACCTCGCGCGGCGCGGCGGCAAGGCGATTTCGGCGCGCAACCTGTCCGCGCATCCGAAGGTGAGCGACGTCTCGCTCGACGTGCACGCGGGCGAGGCCGTCGGGCTCGCGGGTCTGCTCGGCTCGGGCCGCACGGAAACGATGCGTCTTCTGTTCGGCGCGGACCCTGCGGAAAAAGGCACGCTGTCGATCAACGGCGAGCACGTCGCGCTCAAATCGCCGCAGGACGCAATCGCGCGCGGCCTCGCGTATCTCACGGAAGACCGCAAGGCGGAAGGCATCGTGCCGGAGCTGTCGGTGCGCGACAACCTCACGCTCGTCTGTCTGCGCACGCTGTCGAAACACGGCGTCGTCGATGTGAAGAAACAGCAGGCGATCGTCGAGCGCTTCATCGCGTCGCTCGGCATCAAGCTGCGCTCGCCCGATCAGCCGATCCGCGAACTGTCGGGCGGCAATCAGCAGAAGGTCCTGCTCGCACGCTGGCTCGCTGCGCAGCCTTCGCTGCTGCTGCTCGACGAACCCACGCGGGGCATCGACGTCGGCGCCAAAGCCGATGTCGCGAAGATCGTGCGCGAACTGCGCGACGAAGGCATGGCGGTGCTGCTGTCCGCCTCGGAACTCGAAGAACTGACGGCCGTGGCCGATCGCGCCGTCGTGATCCGCGACGGACGCACGGTCGCCGAACTGGATGGCGCGCAAATGAGCGAATCCGCGATCATGGACGCGATTGCCTGGGGCAGCGCGGGCACCTCGCAACTGGCGGAAGCTGCGCAATCCGCTCATCTCGACGATGCACAGGAGGGCCAGCGTCATGGCTCATGA
- a CDS encoding ABC transporter permease: MAHESPLAAATAATPAASTVKTKRRIAIQREIVVLLAMLVFNLLFTQHFWSLQTFNVNLTQVVTIVIVGIGMTLVVATGGIDLSVGASMAIAGAIAPMLFMHIAGPTGIALAFVLPILAAAVCGVFNGFLVTRLAVQPIVATLVLFIAGRGIAQVVTNGSLQAFNNPAFQWIALGKVAGVPFQVLLMFALVALFAWVVRKTLFGQYLLVTGGNEKSAYLSGVPTARVKMIAYTLCAALSGLAGLISISVNSSSDANVVGLGIELDAIAAVAVGGTALTGGKAYIGGTLIGALIIQLLRYTLLAHGIPDAAALVVKAGIIIAAVYVQRRSR; the protein is encoded by the coding sequence ATGGCTCATGAGTCGCCGCTCGCTGCGGCAACCGCCGCAACGCCCGCTGCGTCGACGGTGAAGACGAAGCGCCGGATTGCGATTCAGCGCGAGATCGTCGTGCTGCTCGCGATGCTCGTGTTCAATCTGCTGTTCACCCAGCACTTCTGGTCGCTGCAGACGTTCAACGTCAATCTGACGCAGGTGGTGACGATCGTGATCGTCGGCATCGGCATGACGCTCGTCGTCGCGACGGGCGGCATCGATCTGTCCGTGGGCGCATCGATGGCGATCGCGGGTGCGATCGCGCCGATGCTCTTCATGCACATTGCGGGACCGACGGGGATCGCGCTCGCCTTCGTGCTGCCGATTCTGGCCGCCGCCGTATGCGGCGTGTTCAATGGCTTTCTCGTCACGAGGCTCGCCGTGCAGCCGATTGTCGCGACGCTCGTGCTGTTCATCGCGGGGCGCGGCATTGCGCAGGTCGTCACCAATGGCAGCCTGCAGGCGTTCAACAATCCCGCGTTCCAGTGGATCGCGCTCGGCAAGGTGGCAGGCGTGCCGTTCCAGGTGCTGCTGATGTTCGCACTCGTCGCGTTATTCGCGTGGGTCGTGCGCAAGACGCTGTTCGGCCAGTATCTGCTCGTCACGGGCGGCAATGAAAAGTCCGCGTATCTGAGCGGCGTGCCGACCGCGCGCGTGAAGATGATCGCTTACACGCTGTGCGCGGCGCTGTCCGGTCTCGCCGGGCTGATTTCGATTTCGGTGAATTCGTCGTCGGATGCGAACGTGGTCGGGCTCGGCATCGAGCTCGATGCGATTGCGGCCGTCGCGGTCGGCGGCACGGCGCTGACGGGCGGCAAGGCGTATATCGGCGGCACGCTGATCGGCGCGCTGATCATCCAGTTGCTGCGCTATACGCTGCTCGCGCACGGCATTCCCGATGCGGCCGCGCTCGTCGTCAAGGCGGGCATCATCATCGCGGCCGTGTACGTGCAGCGGCGCTCGCGCTGA
- a CDS encoding ABC transporter permease codes for MKKNLPILIALGALIVLGLVRYEHFASEYNITSFWRYNAMFALISVGMAFVIITGGIDLSVGTVAAMSSVVAALASPYGGWVAVLAGAAAGLLVGVLNGIIITRMKILPFITTLATSLGAHGLALLLGKNDAVSISSDTIFANFGQGDLFGLPIPGLIALVAAVAGWLALRSTRFGRHSLAIGGSEEAARLMGLNVNRTLVAVYAVSGLLAGLAGVILAAQFGAGQPNEGVGWELFAISAVVLGGTLLTGGEGSIAMTIAGVLLLGLVFNLLNFENGLGYISLSAYWQSVIRGVFLLLVIVLQARVLKQRAHKRAEPGARAGAGQTAG; via the coding sequence ATGAAAAAGAATCTGCCCATTCTCATCGCGCTCGGCGCGCTGATCGTGCTCGGCCTCGTGCGCTACGAGCACTTCGCCTCCGAGTACAACATCACGTCCTTCTGGCGCTACAACGCGATGTTCGCGCTGATCTCCGTCGGCATGGCCTTCGTGATCATCACGGGCGGGATCGATCTGTCCGTCGGCACGGTTGCTGCGATGTCGAGCGTCGTCGCGGCGCTCGCGAGTCCGTACGGCGGCTGGGTCGCGGTGCTGGCGGGCGCGGCCGCGGGACTTCTGGTGGGCGTGCTTAACGGCATCATCATCACGCGCATGAAGATCCTGCCGTTCATCACGACGCTGGCGACGAGCCTCGGCGCGCATGGCCTCGCGCTGCTGCTCGGCAAGAACGACGCGGTGTCGATTTCATCCGACACCATCTTTGCAAACTTCGGCCAGGGCGATCTGTTCGGCCTGCCGATTCCCGGCCTCATCGCGCTCGTCGCCGCTGTCGCGGGCTGGCTCGCGCTGCGCAGCACGCGCTTCGGACGGCATTCGCTGGCGATCGGCGGCAGCGAGGAAGCGGCGCGTCTGATGGGGCTGAACGTCAATCGCACGCTGGTTGCCGTGTATGCGGTGAGCGGGCTGCTCGCGGGACTGGCGGGCGTGATCCTCGCCGCGCAGTTCGGCGCGGGACAGCCGAACGAAGGCGTCGGCTGGGAACTGTTCGCGATTTCGGCCGTCGTGCTGGGCGGCACGCTGCTGACGGGCGGCGAGGGTTCGATCGCGATGACGATCGCGGGCGTGCTGCTGCTGGGGCTGGTGTTCAATCTGCTGAACTTCGAAAACGGACTGGGATACATCAGCCTGTCGGCGTACTGGCAATCAGTCATACGCGGCGTGTTTCTGCTCCTCGTGATCGTGCTGCAGGCACGTGTGCTCAAGCAGCGGGCGCATAAGCGTGCTGAGCCGGGCGCGCGAGCCGGCGCCGGGCAAACGGCGGGATGA
- a CDS encoding LysE family translocator, which translates to MHHYLPILLQIAIVYLVALISPGPNFFMITQLSLAGRRGLGAASALGVGTGSTIWASLAMLGFATVLQRIDWLYNGIRIAGAIYLVWFGIKLVRASTKRGEAVVVNIDTPPASDRGAYFRAWRSGMLTCLTNPKSCAFWTSIFATLFPAHPPLWFYGVALAMIGVMSVGWYGSVALMFATERTQRGYRRLRRPIDGVCGAVLVGLGAKLAAES; encoded by the coding sequence ATGCACCACTACCTGCCGATCCTGCTGCAAATCGCCATCGTCTACCTGGTTGCGTTGATCAGTCCCGGTCCCAACTTCTTCATGATCACGCAGCTGTCGCTGGCGGGCCGCCGTGGGCTCGGCGCAGCGTCGGCGCTTGGCGTCGGGACGGGATCGACGATCTGGGCATCGCTGGCGATGCTCGGCTTTGCGACCGTGCTGCAACGGATCGACTGGCTGTACAACGGTATTCGCATCGCGGGCGCGATCTATCTGGTGTGGTTCGGCATCAAGCTCGTGCGCGCGAGCACGAAGCGTGGCGAGGCCGTCGTCGTGAACATCGACACGCCGCCTGCCAGCGACCGCGGCGCATATTTCCGCGCGTGGCGCTCGGGCATGCTCACGTGCCTGACGAATCCGAAGTCGTGCGCGTTCTGGACCAGTATCTTCGCGACGCTGTTCCCCGCGCATCCGCCGCTGTGGTTCTACGGCGTCGCGCTCGCGATGATCGGCGTGATGTCGGTCGGCTGGTACGGCAGCGTCGCGCTGATGTTCGCGACGGAGCGCACGCAGCGCGGCTATCGCCGCTTGCGCCGGCCGATCGACGGCGTCTGCGGCGCGGTGCTCGTCGGTCTCGGCGCGAAGCTTGCGGCCGAAAGCTGA
- a CDS encoding ferredoxin--NADP reductase, translating into MSNLNPQTVLSVHHWTDTLFSFTCTRDASFRFENGQFTMVGLEVDGKPLIRAYSMASANYEENLEFLSIKVQDGPLTSRLQHLKVGDQVLIGKKPTGTLMADNLLPGKTLWLLSTGTGLAPFMSIIKDPDVYDRYERVVLTHTCRFVDELAYKEYITDHLPAHEHIGELIQEKLVYYPTVTREPFANRGRITDLIETKKLFDDLDLPHFSLENDRVMLCGSPHMLRDTRELLDSLGFQEGSNNNPGHYVVEKAFVG; encoded by the coding sequence ATGAGCAACCTGAATCCACAAACCGTCCTGAGCGTCCACCACTGGACCGATACGCTTTTCAGCTTCACCTGCACGCGCGATGCGTCGTTCCGCTTCGAAAATGGCCAGTTCACGATGGTCGGTCTCGAAGTCGACGGCAAGCCGCTGATCCGTGCGTACAGCATGGCTAGCGCCAACTATGAAGAGAACCTCGAATTCCTGAGCATCAAGGTGCAGGACGGCCCGCTGACGTCGCGCCTCCAGCATCTGAAGGTCGGCGACCAGGTTCTGATCGGCAAGAAGCCGACGGGCACGCTGATGGCCGACAACCTGCTGCCCGGCAAGACGCTGTGGCTGCTGTCGACGGGCACGGGCCTCGCGCCGTTCATGTCGATCATCAAGGATCCGGACGTGTACGACCGCTACGAGCGCGTGGTGCTGACGCACACCTGCCGTTTCGTCGACGAACTGGCGTACAAGGAATACATCACGGACCACCTGCCGGCGCACGAGCACATCGGCGAACTGATCCAGGAAAAGCTGGTGTACTACCCGACAGTGACGCGCGAGCCGTTCGCGAACCGCGGCCGTATTACGGACCTGATCGAAACGAAGAAGCTGTTCGACGATCTGGATCTGCCGCACTTCTCGCTCGAAAACGACCGCGTCATGCTCTGCGGCAGCCCGCACATGCTGCGCGACACGCGTGAACTGCTCGACAGCCTCGGCTTCCAGGAAGGCAGCAACAACAATCCTGGCCATTACGTCGTCGAAAAGGCGTTCGTCGGCTAA
- a CDS encoding sensor histidine kinase gives MDTSIVVPMHGHGTSARTADAQRASGARASRAAKAAPASGTAARTASADEVTRLKARVRELASELTRTQEATRRRVAQELHDSLGAEVTAARFALANVETWLPADAPPQCTTALETAQRSLDAVTEAAQQAVTELHAPTLDKGIVCALSHWINTFAARTGLRMSFVCAADARLMRLSADASLAVFRVAQEALNNVAKHARASGADMRIEATAHYLSIVVSDDGIGIPPHAGQDERQFGLAGMRARCNAFDGELQVGASDGDASGTTVHARFEWKALMGNASRPRARRTAIRL, from the coding sequence GTGGATACATCGATCGTCGTCCCGATGCACGGGCACGGTACGAGCGCTCGCACGGCTGACGCCCAGCGCGCGTCGGGCGCGCGTGCGAGCCGCGCTGCCAAAGCCGCGCCCGCATCCGGCACAGCGGCGCGAACGGCATCCGCGGACGAAGTCACGCGTCTCAAGGCACGCGTGCGCGAACTGGCCTCGGAGCTGACGCGCACGCAGGAAGCGACGCGCCGCCGCGTCGCGCAGGAACTGCACGACAGCCTCGGCGCCGAAGTGACGGCCGCGCGCTTCGCGCTGGCGAACGTGGAAACGTGGCTGCCCGCCGACGCCCCGCCTCAATGCACGACCGCCCTCGAAACCGCGCAGCGCTCGCTCGACGCCGTCACGGAAGCTGCGCAGCAGGCCGTCACCGAATTGCACGCGCCGACGCTCGACAAGGGCATCGTCTGCGCGCTGTCGCACTGGATCAACACCTTCGCCGCGCGCACAGGCCTGCGTATGAGCTTCGTGTGCGCCGCCGACGCGCGGCTCATGCGCCTGTCCGCCGACGCATCGCTTGCCGTCTTCCGCGTCGCCCAGGAGGCGCTGAACAACGTCGCGAAGCACGCCCGTGCGTCGGGCGCGGACATGCGCATCGAAGCGACCGCGCATTATCTGAGCATCGTCGTCAGCGACGACGGCATCGGCATTCCGCCGCACGCCGGTCAGGACGAGCGACAGTTCGGACTGGCAGGGATGCGTGCGCGCTGCAACGCGTTCGATGGCGAGCTGCAGGTCGGCGCGTCGGACGGCGACGCGAGCGGCACGACCGTGCACGCGCGTTTCGAGTGGAAAGCGCTGATGGGCAACGCCTCGCGCCCGCGCGCGCGGCGCACTGCAATCCGCCTGTGA
- the rqpR gene encoding response regulator transcription factor RqpR (The RqpSR system (Regulating Quorum sensing and Pathogenicity Sensor kinase and Response regulator) co-occurs with and modulates the expression of cis-2-dodecenoic acid quorum-sensing systems.): MTLRILIAEDHAIVRQGVRQLLIDRGVADEVAEAQTGTEVLIEASKHVFDVILLDISLPDMNGVEVLKRLKRKLPRVPVLMFSMYREDQYAVRALKAGAAGYLSKTGDTAQMIAAIQQVAAGRKYVSPAMAEALADYVSFDGEQLPHEKLSDREYQTLCMLASGKRLTDIAVALSLSVKTVSVYRTRLLEKMKLRNNAELTFYVMSNRLVDLNPAMTA, encoded by the coding sequence ATGACTCTGCGCATTCTGATTGCCGAAGATCACGCCATCGTTCGACAGGGCGTGCGGCAGCTGCTGATCGACCGCGGCGTCGCCGACGAGGTCGCCGAGGCGCAGACGGGCACCGAAGTGCTCATCGAAGCGTCGAAACATGTTTTCGACGTGATTCTGCTCGACATCTCGCTGCCGGACATGAACGGCGTCGAGGTGCTCAAGCGCCTCAAACGCAAGCTGCCGCGCGTGCCCGTGCTGATGTTCTCGATGTATCGCGAGGATCAATACGCCGTGCGTGCGCTGAAGGCGGGCGCGGCGGGCTACCTGTCGAAGACGGGCGACACCGCGCAGATGATTGCCGCGATCCAGCAGGTCGCAGCGGGCCGAAAATACGTTAGCCCGGCGATGGCGGAAGCGCTCGCCGACTACGTCTCGTTCGACGGCGAGCAGCTGCCGCACGAAAAGCTCTCCGACCGCGAGTATCAGACGCTGTGCATGCTGGCGTCGGGCAAGCGTCTGACGGACATTGCGGTGGCGCTGTCGCTGTCGGTGAAGACGGTGAGCGTCTATCGCACGCGGCTGCTGGAGAAGATGAAGCTGCGCAACAATGCCGAACTCACCTTTTATGTGATGAGCAATCGTCTCGTCGACCTGAATCCGGCGATGACGGCGTAA
- a CDS encoding amino acid permease, translating to MSLFRKKNVEHMIAGAQAAGLKKALGALDLTFLGVGAIIGTGIFVLTGTGAVQAGPALMLSFIIAAIACGFAALAYAEFASTIPVAGSIYTYSYATLGELAAWIIGWDLMLEYGLATSAVSVGWSGYLQSLLSGFGVSLPVALTAAPGALPGHETLFNLPAFLVMMAITTLLSVGVRESTRVNNLMVAIKVTVVLLVIVVGVFHVKPENWHPFMPHGFSGVFGAAAVMFFAFIGFDAVSSAAEEVKSPKRDLPIGIIASLGVCAVLYVAVAAVVTGIVPFAQFANISHPVSYALQVAGQNWVAGFIDLGAVLGMLTVILVMAYGQTRVIFAMSRDGLLPAALSKVHPRFATPFATTWIVGIVFGLIGALVPLNVLAELINIGTLAAFSMVSIAVLVLRRTHPELPRAFRCPGVPVVPVLAVGSCLFLMVNLGAVTWIAFVVWLVVGMGVYFGYSRRHSKLAHPRR from the coding sequence ATGTCCCTCTTTCGTAAGAAGAACGTCGAGCACATGATCGCCGGCGCGCAGGCCGCCGGCCTGAAAAAGGCGCTCGGCGCGCTCGATCTCACCTTTCTCGGCGTCGGCGCCATCATCGGCACCGGCATTTTCGTGCTGACGGGCACGGGCGCAGTGCAGGCCGGCCCGGCGCTGATGCTGTCGTTCATCATCGCGGCCATTGCGTGCGGCTTTGCGGCGCTCGCCTATGCGGAGTTCGCATCGACGATCCCCGTCGCCGGCTCGATCTACACCTATTCGTACGCGACGCTCGGCGAGCTGGCCGCATGGATCATCGGCTGGGATCTGATGCTCGAATACGGTCTGGCGACGTCGGCGGTATCGGTTGGCTGGTCGGGTTATCTGCAATCGCTGCTGTCCGGTTTCGGCGTGTCGCTGCCCGTCGCGCTGACGGCGGCGCCCGGCGCGCTGCCTGGCCACGAGACGCTGTTCAATCTGCCCGCGTTCCTCGTGATGATGGCGATCACGACGCTGCTTTCCGTCGGCGTACGCGAATCGACGCGCGTGAACAACCTGATGGTCGCGATCAAGGTGACGGTGGTGCTGCTGGTGATCGTCGTCGGCGTGTTCCATGTGAAGCCTGAGAACTGGCATCCGTTCATGCCGCACGGCTTCAGTGGCGTATTCGGCGCGGCGGCCGTGATGTTCTTTGCGTTCATCGGCTTCGACGCGGTGTCGTCGGCGGCCGAGGAAGTGAAGAGTCCGAAGCGCGACCTGCCCATCGGCATCATTGCGTCGCTCGGCGTGTGCGCGGTGCTGTATGTGGCCGTGGCGGCCGTCGTGACGGGCATCGTGCCGTTCGCGCAGTTCGCGAACATTTCGCATCCGGTGTCGTATGCGTTGCAGGTGGCGGGTCAGAACTGGGTCGCCGGTTTCATCGATCTTGGCGCGGTGCTCGGCATGCTGACGGTGATTCTCGTGATGGCTTACGGCCAGACGCGGGTGATCTTTGCGATGTCGCGCGATGGTTTGCTGCCGGCGGCGTTGTCGAAGGTGCATCCGCGGTTTGCGACGCCGTTCGCGACGACGTGGATCGTTGGGATTGTGTTTGGCCTGATCGGCGCTCTGGTGCCGCTGAATGTGCTCGCCGAGCTGATCAACATCGGCACGTTGGCGGCGTTTTCGATGGTGTCGATTGCGGTGCTCGTTTTGCGTCGCACGCATCCTGAATTGCCGCGGGCGTTTCGGTGCCCCGGCGTGCCCGTTGTGCCCGTTCTTGCTGTTGGCTCCTGTCTGTTTTTGATGGTGAACCTCGGTGCTGTTACCTGGATTGCGTTTGTGGTCTGGTTGGTCGTTGGGATGGGGGTTTATTTTGGGTATTCGCGGAGGCATTCGAAGTTGGCACATCCGCGACGGTAA
- a CDS encoding (2Fe-2S)-binding protein has translation MAISISLTVNGSPVTANVESHTLLVQFLREQLRLTGTHVGCDTAQCGACTIHLNGRAIKSCNMLAVQAEGQEVTTIEGLSKNGELHPMQAAFRECHGLQCGFCTPGMVMSATALVEANPNLTEDEVRRQLDGNLCRCTGYHNIVKAVVQGAEGMKAGASSKATANA, from the coding sequence ATGGCGATCAGCATCAGTCTGACGGTGAACGGTTCACCCGTTACCGCGAACGTCGAGTCGCACACTCTGCTTGTCCAGTTTTTACGCGAACAGTTGCGGCTGACGGGAACGCACGTCGGCTGCGATACCGCGCAATGCGGCGCGTGCACCATTCATCTGAATGGCCGCGCCATCAAGTCCTGCAACATGCTCGCCGTGCAGGCCGAAGGCCAGGAAGTCACCACGATCGAAGGGCTGTCGAAAAACGGCGAACTGCATCCGATGCAGGCCGCCTTCCGCGAATGCCACGGCCTGCAATGCGGCTTCTGCACGCCAGGCATGGTGATGAGCGCGACCGCGCTGGTCGAGGCAAACCCGAATCTCACCGAAGACGAAGTGCGCCGTCAGCTCGACGGCAACCTGTGCCGCTGTACGGGCTATCACAACATCGTCAAGGCCGTCGTTCAGGGCGCGGAAGGCATGAAAGCCGGCGCCTCGTCGAAAGCCACGGCCAACGCCTGA